A window of the Pseudomonadota bacterium genome harbors these coding sequences:
- a CDS encoding DUF2058 domain-containing protein, with protein MSKSLKEQLLAAGLVKQKQVHQADKEKHKQARQQPKPKATVKGPLTATQLEARKAQDEKAARDRELNRQRQADRERRAIIVQLEQIIDGAKLDTKAGETPFRFVIKGKIKKIYVTAEQHAALVKGTLAVVRFREGLAVVTREVAERVAERDARTVLVLRDGTEPDIQEDPDYADYKVPDDLMW; from the coding sequence ATGAGCAAATCTCTCAAAGAACAGCTGCTGGCCGCGGGCCTCGTCAAGCAGAAACAGGTGCACCAGGCGGACAAGGAAAAGCATAAGCAGGCCCGTCAGCAGCCCAAGCCCAAGGCGACCGTCAAGGGGCCCTTGACCGCCACGCAGCTCGAAGCGCGCAAGGCCCAGGACGAGAAGGCAGCGCGCGATCGTGAACTCAACCGCCAGCGCCAGGCCGATCGCGAACGCCGCGCCATCATCGTGCAGCTGGAACAGATCATCGACGGCGCCAAGCTCGACACCAAGGCCGGCGAGACGCCGTTCCGCTTCGTCATCAAGGGCAAGATCAAGAAGATCTACGTGACCGCCGAGCAGCACGCCGCGCTGGTCAAGGGCACGCTGGCGGTGGTGCGTTTCCGTGAAGGCCTGGCGGTGGTGACGCGCGAAGTGGCGGAGCGGGTCGCCGAGCGCGACGCGCGCACGGTGCTGGTGTTGCGCGACGGCACCGAGCCCGACATCCAGGAAGATCCCGACTATGCCGATTACAAGGTGCCCGACGACCTGATGTGGTGA
- a CDS encoding PspA/IM30 family protein has product MTLFTRLGRLLRADFNAVIDGLEEPASLLRQAVRDMQSALDVEHGEAARLRDDMQRVAQALQECQVRLAALDEELGLCLDAEQDALARDLVRRKLETARHAAQLGERQQALREAHQRLEARIVEHAERLQALREQASLHDALATAASGEPAGAATLTQPVSAAEIEVALLRERQRRARP; this is encoded by the coding sequence ATGACCTTGTTCACCCGACTCGGCCGCTTGCTGCGCGCCGATTTCAACGCCGTCATCGACGGCCTCGAAGAACCGGCCAGCCTGTTGCGCCAGGCGGTGCGCGACATGCAGAGCGCGCTCGACGTCGAGCACGGCGAAGCCGCGCGTTTGCGCGACGACATGCAGCGCGTCGCGCAGGCCTTGCAGGAATGCCAGGTGCGTCTCGCCGCGCTCGATGAAGAGCTCGGCCTGTGTCTCGACGCCGAGCAGGACGCACTGGCGCGTGATCTCGTGCGGCGCAAACTCGAGACCGCGCGCCATGCCGCGCAACTCGGCGAGCGGCAGCAGGCGTTGCGCGAGGCTCACCAGCGCCTCGAGGCGCGCATCGTCGAACACGCAGAGCGCCTGCAGGCGCTGCGCGAGCAGGCCAGCCTGCACGATGCGCTCGCTACCGCCGCCAGTGGCGAGCCCGCTGGCGCGGCAACGCTCACGCAGCCCGTCAGTGCCGCCGAGATCGAGGTCGCGCTGCTGCGCGAGCGGCAGCGGAGGGCGCGCCCGTGA
- a CDS encoding protein tyrosine phosphatase family protein, with product MKRCLAVLGLMLLTCLARAADAPTVGLLELYNYYEYSPALLSAGQPTREQFPAIAKAGVEAVINLAPVTDPGALADEAEVVGKLGMGYVHIPVDWDKPPRADVESFLAAMERFKGKRMLVHCYAGSRASAFVYMYRVLEQKADRAAARVTLEKIWANNPGYELPAVPQWRQLIDEVLAAHST from the coding sequence ATGAAAAGATGCCTGGCCGTGCTCGGTCTCATGCTGCTCACGTGCCTCGCGCGCGCCGCCGATGCGCCGACCGTCGGCCTGCTCGAACTCTACAACTACTACGAGTATTCACCGGCGCTGCTGTCCGCCGGGCAGCCGACCCGCGAACAGTTTCCCGCCATCGCCAAGGCCGGCGTCGAAGCCGTGATCAATCTCGCGCCGGTCACCGATCCCGGCGCGCTGGCGGACGAGGCCGAGGTGGTTGGCAAGCTCGGCATGGGGTATGTGCACATTCCCGTCGACTGGGACAAGCCGCCGCGCGCCGATGTCGAGAGTTTCCTGGCGGCCATGGAACGTTTCAAAGGCAAACGCATGCTGGTGCATTGTTACGCCGGTTCGCGCGCGTCGGCTTTCGTGTACATGTATCGTGTGCTCGAGCAGAAAGCCGATCGCGCCGCCGCGCGCGTGACGCTGGAGAAGATCTGGGCAAACAACCCCGGCTACGAATTGCCGGCGGTGCCGCAATGGCGGCAGTTGATTGATGAGGTGCTGGCGGCCCACTCGACTTGA
- a CDS encoding HAMP domain-containing histidine kinase translates to MADLKLEQNFQGAPVMAEAAPAMPDKRAATDATRALRKEQGALPMLAEEHKRKQGGARQRLDDAAPIHTFESEVERFESSLLASGELVLFRNVWRDGRRYVQGLVIDREVFLRELVGTPFRLGQLARSSGLVVARHGDVLLRDDGDAARGYGSAPDLRGTLLYQSRLPAPFSDLELIFSVTELPAGPGARVIGWLAALLSLVLGGGLWLALRLGTRQIALARQQQDFIAAVSHELKTPLTSIRMYGEMLREGWAPDAKRQEYYQFIHDEAERLTRLINNVLNLARMTRNELKVEMREVTAAELLDVLRSKLESVVQHAGRRYTLDCPAELASARLRVDIDCFTQVMLNLVDNALKFTSGDEPLQLAVQGGDGSHVEFAVRDFGPGVAGEQMSRIFGLFYRGENALTRATAGTGIGLALVKRLVEVMGGKVSVANREPGAEFTVTLPRAGP, encoded by the coding sequence GTGGCCGATCTCAAGCTCGAGCAGAATTTCCAGGGCGCGCCGGTCATGGCCGAAGCGGCGCCCGCCATGCCCGACAAGCGCGCCGCCACCGATGCCACGCGCGCGCTGCGCAAGGAGCAGGGCGCGCTGCCGATGCTGGCCGAAGAGCACAAGCGCAAGCAGGGCGGCGCGCGCCAGCGCCTCGACGACGCGGCGCCCATCCACACCTTCGAAAGCGAAGTGGAGCGCTTCGAGAGCAGCCTGCTCGCCAGCGGTGAACTGGTGCTGTTCCGTAACGTGTGGCGCGACGGGCGGCGTTACGTGCAGGGCCTGGTCATCGACCGCGAGGTGTTTCTCCGTGAACTCGTCGGTACGCCGTTTCGCCTCGGCCAGCTGGCGCGCAGCAGCGGCCTGGTGGTGGCGCGCCACGGTGACGTGCTGCTGCGTGACGACGGCGACGCGGCGCGCGGCTATGGCAGCGCGCCCGACCTGCGCGGCACCTTGCTCTACCAGTCACGGCTGCCAGCGCCCTTCAGCGATTTGGAATTGATATTCAGCGTCACCGAACTACCGGCCGGACCGGGCGCACGCGTCATCGGCTGGCTGGCGGCGCTGTTGTCGCTGGTGCTGGGCGGCGGCCTGTGGCTGGCACTGCGCCTCGGCACGCGGCAGATCGCGCTGGCGCGCCAGCAGCAGGACTTCATTGCCGCCGTCAGTCACGAGCTCAAGACACCGCTGACCTCGATACGCATGTACGGCGAGATGTTGCGCGAGGGCTGGGCGCCGGACGCCAAACGCCAGGAGTATTACCAGTTCATACACGACGAGGCCGAACGGCTCACGCGCCTCATCAACAACGTGCTGAACCTGGCACGCATGACGCGCAACGAACTCAAGGTCGAGATGCGCGAGGTGACGGCCGCGGAACTGCTGGACGTGCTGCGCTCGAAGCTCGAATCGGTGGTCCAGCATGCCGGCCGGCGCTACACGCTGGACTGTCCCGCCGAGCTCGCCAGCGCGCGTTTGCGGGTCGACATCGATTGTTTCACGCAGGTGATGCTGAACCTGGTCGACAACGCGCTGAAATTCACCAGCGGTGACGAGCCGCTGCAACTGGCCGTGCAGGGCGGCGACGGCAGCCATGTCGAATTCGCCGTGCGCGACTTCGGCCCCGGCGTCGCCGGCGAGCAGATGTCGCGCATTTTCGGACTGTTTTATCGCGGCGAGAACGCCTTGACGCGCGCCACCGCCGGCACCGGCATCGGTCTCGCGCTGGTCAAACGCCTGGTCGAAGTGATGGGCGGCAAGGTATCCGTGGCCAACCGCGAGCCGGGCGCCGAGTTCACGGTGACGCTGCCGCGCGCCGGCCCGTGA
- a CDS encoding VOC family protein — protein sequence MSEHSARVESISAVTVFTRDMARAVAFYEALGMLPCHGGAASGFTSFRAGSGYLNVAVGQPPERPWGRAILYVSDVDAMYARVRAAGYATVTTPADAPWGERYFHVHDPDGNELSFARPLTARSN from the coding sequence ATGAGTGAACACTCCGCCCGCGTCGAGAGCATCAGCGCCGTGACCGTCTTCACGCGCGACATGGCGCGCGCCGTGGCGTTCTACGAAGCGCTCGGCATGTTGCCCTGCCATGGCGGCGCGGCGTCGGGCTTCACGAGTTTTCGCGCCGGCAGCGGCTACCTGAACGTGGCCGTCGGGCAGCCGCCCGAGCGTCCGTGGGGGCGCGCCATCCTGTACGTGTCCGACGTCGACGCCATGTACGCACGGGTGCGGGCCGCCGGCTATGCCACCGTCACCACGCCTGCCGACGCCCCGTGGGGCGAGCGCTATTTTCATGTACACGACCCGGACGGCAACGAGCTGTCCTTCGCCCGACCACTGACCGCGAGATCAAACTGA
- a CDS encoding response regulator transcription factor translates to MSSKPRILIVEDEAAIRGGLIDVFTYHGFQVDSAADGNDGWHKAQRGPYDMVLLDVMLPGVDGFEICRRLRDLDREQAIILLTARGTDDDIIHGLSLGADDYVAKPFSVAELVLRVNAVLRRARVLPGVTSVLELHDDVKIDPGTLQGRRGDATLCFTRREMDVLQYLFAHAERAVSREELLHKVWGYANALALETRTVDIHVAKLRRKLEADPAAPRVLLTVRGAGYRLLRA, encoded by the coding sequence ATGAGTTCCAAACCGCGCATCCTCATCGTCGAGGACGAGGCCGCGATACGCGGCGGCCTCATCGACGTATTCACCTACCACGGCTTCCAGGTCGACAGCGCGGCCGATGGCAACGACGGCTGGCACAAGGCGCAGCGCGGTCCCTACGACATGGTCCTGCTGGACGTGATGCTGCCGGGTGTGGACGGCTTCGAGATCTGTCGGCGCTTGCGCGACCTCGACCGCGAACAGGCCATCATCCTGCTCACCGCGCGCGGCACCGACGACGACATCATCCACGGCCTGTCGCTGGGCGCCGATGATTACGTCGCCAAGCCGTTCTCCGTCGCCGAGCTGGTATTGCGTGTGAACGCGGTGCTGCGCCGCGCACGCGTGCTGCCGGGCGTGACGTCGGTGCTGGAATTGCACGACGACGTCAAGATCGATCCCGGCACGCTGCAAGGCCGACGCGGCGATGCGACGCTGTGCTTCACACGTCGTGAGATGGACGTGCTGCAATATCTTTTCGCCCATGCCGAGCGCGCGGTATCGCGCGAAGAGCTGCTGCACAAGGTGTGGGGCTACGCCAACGCGCTGGCGCTCGAAACGCGCACCGTCGATATCCACGTCGCCAAGCTGCGGCGCAAGCTCGAAGCCGATCCGGCCGCGCCGCGCGTGCTGTTGACGGTGCGTGGCGCCGGCTACCGCCTGTTGCGCGCATGA